From the Leptospira biflexa serovar Patoc strain 'Patoc 1 (Paris)' genome, one window contains:
- a CDS encoding STAS domain-containing protein encodes MSDKILVEEKGNTIRVRFMDQILDGNAPELREILADILEKNVQEIYLDLEKVVIVSSLGISRLLSFKNKADEKKMTVKIVNIQDKLKETLKKLMLDQFFGI; translated from the coding sequence ATGAGTGATAAGATACTAGTCGAAGAAAAAGGAAACACGATCCGCGTTCGTTTTATGGACCAGATTTTGGATGGAAATGCACCTGAATTGCGTGAAATTCTCGCGGATATTTTAGAAAAGAATGTCCAAGAGATCTATTTGGATTTGGAAAAAGTAGTGATTGTGAGTTCCCTTGGGATCTCTCGATTGCTTTCCTTCAAAAACAAAGCAGATGAAAAGAAAATGACAGTCAAAATTGTAAACATCCAAGATAAATTGAAAGAAACTCTAAAGAAATTGATGTTAGATCAATTTTTTGGAATCTAA
- a CDS encoding tetratricopeptide repeat protein gives MRQNSKQWLGFSFGLLFLIFFGTGSFLSLQAERSTQTVFAKERDKQGDLLFQKAKEFLEDRNHYQSVETCKSFLILYPGHPKTREVRKTLSANYRMTGDILALAENELKIYKEYPNTEEGLESYLISGKAYVRMGREDKAYQIFQDIIKNTYSSKIAQEAELELTQMEILGESKNK, from the coding sequence ATGAGACAGAATTCTAAACAATGGCTGGGTTTTTCGTTTGGACTTTTGTTCCTTATTTTCTTTGGAACGGGATCTTTTCTTTCCCTCCAAGCAGAACGTTCCACACAAACTGTTTTTGCCAAAGAGAGGGACAAACAAGGTGACTTACTTTTCCAAAAGGCCAAGGAATTTTTAGAAGATAGGAACCATTACCAATCAGTGGAAACTTGCAAAAGTTTTTTGATCCTATACCCAGGACATCCCAAAACGCGAGAAGTCCGGAAAACATTGAGCGCCAATTACCGAATGACTGGCGACATTTTAGCCCTTGCCGAAAATGAACTGAAAATTTATAAAGAATATCCGAATACAGAAGAAGGTCTCGAATCTTATTTAATCTCTGGTAAAGCCTATGTGCGTATGGGCCGAGAAGATAAGGCATATCAGATTTTTCAGGACATTATCAAAAATACGTATTCCAGTAAAATTGCTCAAGAAGCAGAATTAGAACTGACTCAGATGGAAATTTTAGGAGAGAGTAAAAATAAGTAA
- a CDS encoding Crp/Fnr family transcriptional regulator, which produces MSFFQMVTFPANSYIIVEGKKDANNFYIIREGKVRVTRETAVVGEDPNQVLGPGDFFGVVAAMSQHPQIESATSLTNVSLISVSYDQFGTLIQKSTAVAMNIIRFFSMKLRQFDTTITRLSFRNAVEEDPNELFKIGEYYFQQQNTSHATFAYQSYLKHLPNGQFVPQAKLRLQTMNQAFQSAPIDYTKFNRNYKDSEMIFCEHEPGKELFILQSGKVKISKIVNQNEVMLAVLQAGDIFGEMAILDNKPRSASAVAAGDVELLAINKANFEGMVKAQPQLATRLITLLSERIWIDYKQLANLLLKDPQGRIVDTLMTLAEKNRIKVAPKQAYNFEIGTKDLLKMVGLTDPKDELIISDIMKNNKFIRMDMGKIVCSDMAELEKLVQFYHKKANMENKLKKLK; this is translated from the coding sequence ATGTCGTTTTTTCAAATGGTTACTTTCCCGGCGAACTCCTACATCATTGTAGAGGGGAAAAAGGATGCGAACAATTTCTATATCATCCGCGAGGGAAAAGTACGTGTCACGCGTGAGACGGCTGTTGTCGGAGAAGACCCCAATCAGGTTTTAGGACCTGGTGACTTTTTCGGTGTAGTGGCGGCGATGAGCCAACACCCTCAAATTGAATCAGCAACTTCCCTTACGAATGTATCGTTAATCTCTGTGAGTTACGACCAATTCGGGACTCTCATCCAAAAATCCACAGCTGTGGCAATGAATATCATACGTTTCTTCTCCATGAAGTTACGACAATTTGATACCACCATCACTCGGTTATCCTTTCGAAACGCAGTAGAAGAAGATCCAAACGAACTGTTTAAGATTGGGGAATACTACTTCCAACAGCAAAACACGTCTCATGCCACCTTTGCATACCAAAGTTATTTAAAACACCTTCCCAATGGTCAATTTGTACCGCAGGCAAAACTGCGATTACAAACCATGAACCAAGCATTCCAGTCCGCTCCCATTGATTATACAAAATTCAATCGGAACTACAAAGACAGCGAGATGATCTTTTGTGAGCATGAACCTGGTAAGGAATTATTCATTTTACAAAGTGGGAAGGTAAAAATTTCCAAAATCGTAAACCAAAATGAAGTGATGCTCGCTGTCCTCCAAGCGGGAGACATTTTTGGTGAGATGGCAATCCTTGATAACAAACCTCGCTCTGCTTCGGCAGTGGCAGCGGGTGATGTAGAACTACTTGCCATCAACAAAGCAAACTTCGAGGGAATGGTAAAAGCACAACCGCAACTGGCCACTCGCCTCATTACCCTTTTATCAGAACGGATTTGGATTGATTACAAACAATTAGCAAATTTACTTTTGAAAGACCCTCAAGGTCGCATTGTCGATACACTGATGACGTTGGCAGAAAAAAACCGAATCAAAGTGGCACCCAAACAAGCTTATAATTTTGAAATTGGTACCAAGGACTTACTCAAAATGGTCGGTCTCACGGATCCGAAAGACGAACTCATCATTTCCGATATCATGAAAAATAATAAATTTATTCGAATGGATATGGGAAAAATTGTTTGTTCTGATATGGCAGAGCTAGAAAAACTCGTCCAATTCTATCATAAGAAGGCTAACATGGAGAATAAGCTGAAGAAGTTGAAATAA
- a CDS encoding NUDIX hydrolase produces the protein MLPYQSFVNQLSRDFDAIPDTSETKSGVIFPLFGSKETAEGIILTERAKHLKSHPGQISFPGGVMETSDPNLLVTALREWEEEMGVERTALDILGKLQGLHTRTGFHITPFLAKYDGDFTFSQNKDEVERIILLPFSDLWTRPFYAIQIPGREPNHFAYYFDLPDGLLWGATCEMILRFLKEHSPFDRSPQIVQPNLTKPPYLDPKSL, from the coding sequence ATGTTACCCTACCAGTCCTTTGTAAATCAACTTTCAAGGGACTTCGATGCAATCCCTGATACATCGGAAACAAAATCCGGTGTCATCTTTCCTCTGTTTGGTTCCAAAGAAACTGCAGAGGGGATCATTCTCACAGAACGTGCCAAACACTTAAAAAGTCACCCAGGACAAATCTCCTTTCCTGGGGGAGTGATGGAAACATCTGATCCCAATTTGCTTGTCACTGCCCTTCGGGAATGGGAAGAAGAAATGGGCGTGGAACGAACTGCGCTCGATATTTTAGGCAAATTACAAGGATTACACACTCGCACTGGGTTTCACATCACCCCTTTTTTGGCAAAGTATGATGGTGATTTTACTTTTTCCCAAAACAAAGACGAAGTGGAAAGGATCATCCTCTTACCATTTTCTGATCTTTGGACGAGACCCTTTTATGCGATCCAAATCCCAGGTCGAGAACCAAACCATTTTGCCTATTATTTTGATTTACCAGATGGTCTTTTATGGGGTGCCACGTGTGAGATGATCTTACGATTCTTAAAAGAACACTCTCCATTTGATCGATCTCCCCAAATTGTGCAACCAAACCTCACAAAACCGCCATATTTGGACCCCAAATCCCTCTAA
- a CDS encoding ribonuclease D — protein MQINSNYILVDTAKALDLALINLRQSKIMSIDTESSGYYTYYPKVCLIQINSNGKNYLIDPLKITNLSALGPLFEDPNILKIFHSAQDDIKALKRDFGFKFVNTADTMISSRLLSLEQSSLSFVVEHYHKVTLSKVEQKSNWEIRPLQKQQLKYAALDTAYLESIWLKMEEDLKRRSLYDEAKSEFDFIASEDYVAKEGEGFSLGKFPDILNFTPLERRKILELLRYRDEKAKRINKASFRVFNNDRLSQSVKEQPNEEKCIEWFGKKDGTEIYKLLIAEYNDPIDTSELSKRHGEDLNEDENHKFQNAKKWRLRIMRARRMEHSLLPSNKQLITVLRAAPKNLEELKALNVFSDWKVQNYGPSLLAAIQGLPFDSMINRLVAIRSKEAFVAKRRKKQNQNSKDEG, from the coding sequence ATGCAAATCAATTCCAACTATATTCTCGTCGATACAGCAAAAGCTTTGGATTTGGCCCTGATCAATCTAAGGCAGTCCAAAATCATGTCGATTGACACAGAGTCTTCGGGTTATTACACATATTATCCCAAAGTTTGTCTCATTCAGATCAATTCCAATGGCAAAAACTACCTCATAGACCCGCTAAAAATCACAAATTTGTCAGCTTTGGGTCCTTTGTTTGAAGATCCCAATATTCTGAAAATCTTCCATTCCGCACAAGATGACATCAAAGCCCTCAAACGTGACTTTGGGTTCAAATTTGTGAACACGGCGGATACGATGATCAGCTCTCGATTATTGTCTTTGGAACAAAGTTCGTTGTCATTTGTTGTGGAACACTACCACAAGGTAACCCTTTCCAAAGTGGAACAAAAGTCCAATTGGGAAATTCGCCCTCTGCAAAAACAACAACTCAAGTATGCCGCCCTCGACACAGCCTATTTAGAATCCATTTGGTTAAAAATGGAAGAAGATCTCAAACGCAGGTCTTTGTATGATGAAGCCAAGTCTGAATTTGATTTCATTGCTTCGGAAGATTACGTAGCCAAGGAAGGGGAAGGATTTTCCCTTGGAAAATTTCCTGACATTCTCAATTTCACCCCTCTCGAACGTCGAAAAATTTTAGAACTACTTCGTTACCGAGATGAAAAAGCAAAACGAATCAACAAAGCAAGTTTTCGCGTCTTTAATAATGACAGATTATCTCAATCAGTCAAAGAACAACCAAACGAAGAAAAATGTATTGAATGGTTTGGAAAAAAAGATGGTACTGAGATTTATAAATTACTCATTGCGGAATACAATGATCCTATTGATACTTCGGAACTCTCCAAACGACATGGGGAAGATTTAAACGAAGATGAAAATCATAAATTCCAAAACGCTAAAAAATGGCGTCTTCGCATTATGCGTGCTAGACGAATGGAACATTCTCTTTTACCATCCAATAAACAACTCATCACTGTTTTAAGAGCAGCTCCTAAAAACTTAGAAGAATTAAAAGCCCTGAATGTATTCTCTGATTGGAAAGTACAAAACTATGGTCCAAGTTTACTTGCTGCCATCCAAGGACTCCCTTTTGATTCGATGATCAACCGATTGGTTGCCATCCGTTCCAAAGAAGCATTTGTAGCCAAACGTAGGAAAAAACAAAACCAAAACTCGAAAGACGAGGGTTGA
- a CDS encoding vWA domain-containing protein: protein MESQMVGCGKFPLKIIFLLIPVVLFFLHLSLLPQSNHNKRYVFILDASGSMSEKWDGKTRMAVAKEKLIQVLGGLPKDASVGLVAYGNRIAGCQSARLYHPIQKGGASIVSQKLTTIVPAGSTPIAQTLQVVGEYLLSDQLETEIIFISDGVESCEGDPKSVLYNLRQSGKKFRLQILGIDIDPKGEEDLKRLSILGDGNYFPLKTPEDYDRSFQRIFAHLETKESTIPSLSPPVKVSPVAPIPTLPNQGMIQIVSILPYEEGSENGYIVNYEYSATHPTQYMIQLYLYPEEEKRRSFPIPPLRERRMGDTVKQLVELKEGKEGKGRFVLSLPTGKRLKSSLELWDMSGVPKIIALSVEKPIHEKPGFDRNDR, encoded by the coding sequence ATGGAATCTCAGATGGTGGGGTGTGGGAAATTCCCACTCAAAATTATTTTTCTTCTGATTCCTGTTGTCCTATTCTTTTTACACCTTTCACTTTTACCCCAATCAAATCATAACAAACGTTATGTTTTCATCTTAGATGCCAGTGGTTCCATGTCCGAAAAATGGGATGGAAAAACTCGGATGGCGGTTGCCAAAGAAAAACTCATACAGGTGTTAGGTGGTCTTCCGAAAGATGCCAGTGTGGGACTTGTCGCCTATGGAAATCGGATTGCAGGATGTCAATCAGCAAGACTCTACCACCCCATCCAAAAGGGGGGAGCCTCCATTGTGAGTCAAAAACTGACGACTATTGTGCCAGCCGGTTCCACTCCTATTGCCCAAACCTTACAAGTCGTAGGTGAATACCTTTTGAGTGATCAATTGGAAACTGAAATTATATTCATATCCGATGGTGTGGAAAGTTGTGAAGGGGACCCAAAATCAGTTTTGTACAACTTACGACAATCAGGAAAAAAATTTCGATTGCAGATCCTAGGCATAGACATTGATCCCAAAGGGGAAGAAGACTTAAAACGACTCTCGATCCTTGGGGATGGAAATTATTTTCCGCTCAAAACGCCAGAAGACTACGACCGTTCCTTCCAAAGGATTTTTGCCCATCTGGAAACCAAAGAATCGACAATTCCATCACTCTCTCCTCCAGTGAAGGTTTCTCCAGTGGCTCCGATTCCGACTCTCCCAAACCAAGGGATGATCCAAATTGTGAGCATCCTTCCGTATGAGGAAGGATCTGAAAATGGATACATTGTCAATTATGAATATTCGGCAACACATCCCACCCAATACATGATCCAACTGTACCTCTACCCTGAGGAAGAAAAACGAAGGAGTTTTCCCATTCCACCGCTGAGAGAACGAAGGATGGGAGACACAGTCAAACAATTGGTGGAATTAAAGGAAGGGAAAGAGGGAAAGGGTCGATTCGTTTTGTCGCTTCCCACTGGAAAACGGCTGAAATCATCCCTAGAACTTTGGGATATGTCGGGAGTTCCCAAAATTATTGCCTTATCTGTGGAAAAACCCATTCACGAGAAACCGGGTTTTGACCGAAATGATAGGTAA